One genomic segment of Lysobacter sp. 5GHs7-4 includes these proteins:
- a CDS encoding YdeI/OmpD-associated family protein encodes MVKTDPRIDAYIAGAAEFARPILEHVRGVVHKACPQVEETLKWGMPSFLYQGQILCGMAAFKQHASFGFWQGANIVGPDGRKGEEAMGQFGRLAGVADLPGKRELGGYVKQAMALIDAGVKRPSTKSAQPKPPVDVPDDLAAALKKNARARKTFEAFAPSHRREYVEWITQAKREATRLKRIEQAVEWLAEGKQRNWKYMGC; translated from the coding sequence ATGGTCAAGACCGATCCTCGCATCGACGCCTACATCGCCGGCGCCGCCGAATTCGCCAGACCCATCCTCGAACACGTACGCGGGGTGGTGCATAAGGCCTGCCCACAGGTCGAAGAGACCTTGAAGTGGGGCATGCCCAGCTTTCTCTATCAGGGCCAGATCCTGTGCGGCATGGCCGCGTTCAAGCAGCACGCCAGCTTCGGTTTCTGGCAGGGCGCCAACATCGTCGGGCCGGACGGGCGCAAGGGCGAGGAAGCGATGGGCCAGTTCGGCCGCCTGGCCGGTGTCGCCGACCTGCCGGGCAAGCGCGAGCTGGGCGGCTACGTGAAGCAGGCCATGGCCCTGATCGACGCCGGCGTGAAACGGCCCAGTACCAAGAGCGCCCAGCCCAAGCCGCCGGTGGACGTGCCCGACGACCTGGCCGCGGCGCTGAAGAAGAACGCGCGGGCGCGCAAGACCTTCGAGGCCTTCGCGCCCAGTCATCGGCGCGAGTACGTGGAGTGGATCACGCAGGCCAAGCGCGAGGCGACGCGGCTCAAGCGCATCGAGCAGGCGGTGGAATGGCTGGCCGAGGGCAAGCAGCGCAATTGGAAGTACATGGGGTGTTGA
- the thpR gene encoding RNA 2',3'-cyclic phosphodiesterase, whose product MQHDLFGAAPAASPDIHRLFFALLPDEATCARVAACASALRDRHQAGGRLIGAHRYHLTLQFLGDADRFEEQRALAAQAAAADVVADAFDLPLDRAGSFRNRSIPWWLGCERAPAQLQALWERLGIALAKRGVRVEGGHSLTPHVTIVRDAAGALHPPVEIEPIVWRVTDFALIHSQLGSRNAYTVLGRWPLTE is encoded by the coding sequence ATGCAACACGACTTGTTCGGCGCCGCGCCCGCGGCGTCCCCCGATATCCATCGCCTGTTCTTCGCCTTGCTGCCCGATGAGGCCACGTGCGCACGCGTCGCCGCATGCGCCTCGGCCTTGCGCGATCGCCACCAGGCCGGCGGCCGTCTGATCGGCGCGCATCGCTATCACCTGACCCTGCAGTTTCTCGGCGACGCCGACCGCTTCGAGGAGCAGCGCGCGCTGGCCGCGCAGGCCGCCGCCGCCGATGTCGTCGCCGACGCGTTCGACCTGCCGCTGGATCGCGCCGGCAGCTTCCGCAACCGTTCGATTCCGTGGTGGCTGGGTTGCGAGCGCGCGCCCGCGCAACTGCAGGCGCTGTGGGAGCGGCTGGGCATCGCCCTGGCCAAGCGCGGCGTGCGCGTGGAGGGCGGGCACAGCCTGACTCCGCACGTCACCATCGTGCGCGACGCGGCCGGGGCGCTGCATCCGCCGGTGGAGATCGAGCCGATCGTGTGGCGGGTGACGGATTTCGCCCTGATCCACAGCCAGCTCGGCAGCCGCAACGCCTACACCGTGCTCGGGCGGTGGCCTTTGACCGAGTGA
- a CDS encoding endonuclease/exonuclease/phosphatase family protein, giving the protein MNPAAAGRTTLRRLLTRWWTGAVVLAAMASSPALAAQAQADAAPAPATLSVVTLNLWHDKADWPARQRQIVAELRRLQPDVIALQEVLQHEGLPNQAQTLAAALGYRAYFVSVDSTAAPRRYGNAILSKRPVLSLDWKALQPADDYRTVAHARIAVGTRTINVYATHLHYKPEGGAIRLQQIDDLLTYVDATAGGAPSLLAGDFNAPEHAPEFAGLRQRFHNAYGTLHPGIADDAREHSTLNLNQYAPLRIDHVWYEPAAFAADAAQILFNAPDADGVWASDHYGVQARLRLLP; this is encoded by the coding sequence TTGAATCCGGCGGCGGCCGGCCGAACCACGCTGCGCCGCCTGCTGACGCGGTGGTGGACGGGCGCCGTCGTGCTGGCGGCGATGGCGAGCTCACCCGCGCTCGCCGCGCAGGCGCAGGCCGACGCGGCGCCCGCGCCGGCCACGCTGTCGGTGGTCACGCTCAATCTATGGCACGACAAGGCCGACTGGCCGGCCCGACAACGCCAGATCGTCGCCGAGCTGCGCCGCCTGCAACCGGACGTGATCGCCTTGCAGGAGGTGCTGCAGCACGAGGGCCTGCCCAACCAGGCGCAGACCCTGGCCGCGGCGCTGGGCTACCGCGCCTACTTCGTCTCGGTCGATTCGACCGCCGCGCCGCGCCGCTACGGCAACGCGATCCTCAGCAAGCGGCCGGTGCTGTCGCTGGATTGGAAAGCCCTGCAGCCCGCCGACGATTACCGCACCGTCGCCCATGCGCGCATCGCCGTGGGCACGCGCACGATCAACGTTTACGCGACCCACCTGCACTACAAGCCCGAAGGCGGCGCGATCCGGCTGCAGCAGATCGACGACCTGCTGACCTACGTCGACGCCACCGCCGGCGGCGCGCCCAGCCTGCTCGCCGGCGACTTCAACGCGCCCGAGCATGCGCCCGAGTTCGCCGGCCTGCGCCAGCGTTTCCACAACGCCTACGGCACCTTGCACCCGGGCATCGCGGACGACGCGCGCGAGCACAGCACGCTCAATCTCAATCAGTACGCGCCGCTGCGCATCGACCACGTCTGGTACGAGCCTGCGGCGTTCGCCGCCGACGCCGCGCAGATCCTGTTCAACGCGCCCGACGCCGACGGCGTGTGGGCGTCGGATCATTACGGCGTGCAGGCGCGGCTGCGTTTGCTGCCGTAA
- a CDS encoding M14 family metallopeptidase → MTRTLLLAALFASALPASAALAADSSLSTVAERSGFIKTGRYDEVIALCEAYAQRYPNAVRCADFGTSPEGRPMKLLIVSPAGAFTPQAAKAKNLPVMLVQGGIHSGEIDGKDAGFLALRQALDGEAAQGALAKQVLLFVPVFNVDGHERFARWNRPNQRGPEEMGWRTTAQNYNLNRDYLKADSIEMQSMLKLVGQWDPLVYVDLHVTDGAKFEHDVSIQVEPVRSGDAPLRKAGTALREGVIERLAAQGSLPLPYYPSFVRNDDPTSGFEDGVAPPRFSHGYFQLRNRLAMLVETHSWKDYPTRVRITRNTIVALMELVATQGAGWQREAAAADQRASKLGGLPVALDYKAGPKTRTVAFRGYAYTRTPSEISGALMTRYDETTPQVWNLPMKDDVQPSLTVKAPRGGYLVPAAHAGWVAAKLDQHGIAYRRLGDALPKARLEAFRADKAEFGAQSVEGHQRLTASGEWKPEVRDVGAGALFVPIAQPKARLVMALLEPQAPDALAAWGEFNNAFERKEYMEDYVAEEVAREMLAADPKLKAAFEQKLTSDPAFAKDPQARLEFFYRRHSSWDDSYRLYPVLRIATVPR, encoded by the coding sequence ATGACCCGCACGCTCTTGCTCGCCGCGCTGTTCGCCAGCGCCCTGCCCGCCTCCGCCGCTCTCGCCGCCGACAGCTCGCTCAGCACCGTCGCCGAGCGCAGCGGTTTCATCAAGACCGGCCGCTACGACGAAGTGATCGCGCTGTGCGAGGCCTACGCCCAGCGCTATCCGAACGCGGTGCGCTGCGCCGACTTCGGCACCTCGCCTGAGGGCCGGCCGATGAAGCTGCTGATCGTCTCGCCGGCCGGCGCCTTCACCCCGCAGGCGGCCAAGGCCAAGAACCTGCCGGTGATGCTGGTCCAGGGCGGCATCCACTCCGGCGAGATCGACGGCAAGGATGCGGGCTTCCTGGCCCTGCGCCAGGCCCTGGACGGCGAGGCCGCCCAGGGCGCGCTGGCCAAGCAGGTGCTGCTGTTCGTGCCGGTGTTCAACGTCGACGGACACGAGCGCTTCGCGCGCTGGAACCGTCCCAACCAGCGTGGCCCGGAGGAAATGGGCTGGCGCACCACGGCCCAGAATTACAACCTCAATCGCGACTACCTCAAGGCCGACAGCATCGAGATGCAGTCCATGCTCAAGCTGGTCGGCCAATGGGATCCGCTGGTCTACGTGGACCTGCACGTCACCGACGGCGCCAAGTTCGAGCACGACGTGTCGATCCAGGTCGAGCCGGTGCGCTCCGGCGACGCGCCGCTGCGCAAGGCCGGCACGGCGCTGCGCGAAGGCGTGATCGAGCGCCTGGCCGCGCAGGGTTCGCTGCCGCTGCCTTACTACCCGTCTTTCGTGCGCAACGACGACCCGACCTCGGGTTTCGAGGACGGCGTGGCGCCGCCACGCTTCTCGCACGGCTATTTCCAGCTGCGCAACCGCTTGGCCATGCTGGTCGAGACGCACTCCTGGAAGGACTACCCCACCCGCGTGCGCATCACCCGCAACACCATCGTCGCGCTGATGGAGCTGGTCGCCACGCAGGGCGCCGGTTGGCAGCGCGAGGCCGCCGCGGCCGACCAGCGCGCGTCCAAACTGGGTGGCCTGCCGGTGGCGCTGGACTACAAGGCCGGCCCCAAGACCCGCACGGTCGCCTTCCGCGGCTACGCCTACACGCGCACGCCGTCGGAGATCTCCGGCGCGCTGATGACGCGCTACGACGAAACCACGCCGCAGGTCTGGAACCTGCCGATGAAGGACGACGTCCAGCCCAGCCTGACCGTCAAGGCGCCGCGCGGCGGCTACCTGGTGCCGGCCGCACACGCAGGCTGGGTCGCGGCCAAGCTGGACCAGCACGGCATCGCCTACCGACGCCTGGGCGACGCGCTGCCCAAGGCGCGCCTCGAGGCCTTCCGCGCCGACAAGGCCGAGTTCGGCGCGCAGTCGGTCGAAGGCCACCAGCGCCTGACGGCCAGCGGCGAGTGGAAGCCGGAGGTGCGCGACGTCGGCGCCGGCGCCCTGTTCGTACCGATCGCCCAGCCCAAGGCGCGCCTGGTCATGGCCCTGCTGGAGCCGCAGGCGCCCGACGCGCTGGCGGCCTGGGGCGAGTTCAACAACGCCTTCGAGCGCAAGGAATACATGGAGGATTACGTCGCCGAGGAAGTCGCGCGCGAGATGCTCGCCGCCGATCCCAAGCTCAAGGCCGCGTTTGAGCAGAAGCTGACCTCCGATCCGGCCTTCGCCAAGGATCCGCAGGCGCGCCTGGAGTTCTTCTACCGCCGCCATTCGTCCTGGGACGACAGCTACCGCCTGTACCCGGTGCTGCGCATCGCGACGGTGCCGCGTTGA